GAAGATCCGCAACGAGTACTCCGTGGTGCAGGACTATGAGTTTGGGAAGGCCCGGGAGCGCGCCCCGATCATGCCGGAGAACACAAGCAGGTTCCCGGGGCAGCTCGAGAAGCCGAAGACCTCGAACCTCACCCTGGAGGCCCCGGACGCCGATGACGCGGAGAGCACCTCCACGCCGGAGCCGGTTGCCGCGTAGGCACCTCGCCGTTCCGCCCGCTGCGTTTCCTCTTGCAAGCCGGCGTCCGAGCGTCCGCGACGCCCCAACACGACGGAGTGCCGATGAGCAACCCCGACAACCCCCGCGACTCGAATCCCAAAGACCCCGAGGAGCTTCGGTTCCATTACACCCCGACCGACGAGCCTGGGCCCGAGCAGGAAACCGAGAACACCCACGCGAAGGACACGACCCGCGTCCCGGAGGTCATCGACGCCCTGCGGGAGGAGTTCGGGGCGGCCGTTCTCGACGTTGAGCGCTACGCGAACGAGGATACCGTCTACGTCGAGAAGAACCGCATCCGGGAGATCTGCCGCTTTCTGAAGGAGGAAGAGAGCTTCGACTACTTCGTCGACCTTGGGGGCATGGACCGGTTCACCGCGGAGGATCGCTACGAGGTGTTCTACAACCTGGTGAGCACCGAACGGCAGAAGCGCCTTCGCCTCAAGGTGCAGGTCGACGAGGAGGACATGCGGGTGCCGAGCGTGACGGAGGTATACCGGGCGGCCAATTGGAACGAGCGGGAGGCCTACGACATGTTCGGCTTCACGTTCGTCGACCACCCGGATCCCCGGCGCATGTACATGCCGGAGGACTTCGACTATCACCCGTTGCGCAAGGAGTTTCCGCAGCTGGGCGTTCCGGGCTCGCTGCCGCTTCCGCCGCAGACGCCGGACGGGGAGCTCACGATGGATCCCTTTGCCGCCGCCCACGGCTCCCAGCCGGTCAAGAGCTACGAGGAGCCCGCCACCGACGCCGATTCGGAGTAGGCGCTGCACCGCCGACCGCTCGGACGCCCTAACGCACAGACGCACACCCAGCATGCCTCAGACGCACAAGCCCGACTTTCCCGGGAACGATCTCGGCGACCAGTTTCGGTTCTGGCCGAAGCACAACGAAAAGATCTACGAGCGGCTGGAGAACAAGCACGCTTGGCTCGAGGAGAAGCGGGCCGCCGCGCAGGGGGACGGGAAGCCGCCGACGACGCAGCGATCGGAGGTGGACCCACTGGAGAACGAGATGATCCTCAACATCGGGCCGCAGCACCCGGCCACGCACGGGGTGCTGCGCTGCGTTGTGAAGATGGACGGAGAGACGATCGAGAAGTCCGTTCTCGACATTGGGTACCTGCACCGCGGCATCGAGAAGCTCGCGGAGCACAAGACGTACCAGGAGTTCATGCCGTACACCGACCGCATGGACTACCTGTCGCCCTACTCCAACAATGTGGCGTGGTGCCTGGCCGTGGAGAAGCTGGCCGACATTGAAGTGCCGGAGCGGGCGCAGTGGATCCGCATGATCATGAGCGAGCTGGCGCGCATCTCCTCGCACTGCCTCTGGCTCGGGGTGGGAATGATGGACGCAGGGGCCGTATCCGGGTTTGTCTGGACTTTCCAGGAGCGGG
This portion of the Salinibacter grassmerensis genome encodes:
- a CDS encoding NADH-quinone oxidoreductase subunit C, which encodes MSNPDNPRDSNPKDPEELRFHYTPTDEPGPEQETENTHAKDTTRVPEVIDALREEFGAAVLDVERYANEDTVYVEKNRIREICRFLKEEESFDYFVDLGGMDRFTAEDRYEVFYNLVSTERQKRLRLKVQVDEEDMRVPSVTEVYRAANWNEREAYDMFGFTFVDHPDPRRMYMPEDFDYHPLRKEFPQLGVPGSLPLPPQTPDGELTMDPFAAAHGSQPVKSYEEPATDADSE